A genomic window from Thunnus maccoyii chromosome 2, fThuMac1.1, whole genome shotgun sequence includes:
- the nansa gene encoding N-acetylneuraminic acid synthase a: MPLKFELCPGRMIGGNHPCFIIAEIGQNHQGDIEIAKKMIKMAKDCGADCAKFQKSELEYKFNKRALERPYTSKHSWGKTYGEHKRHLEFSHEQYKELQKYAEEVGIFFTASGMDEMAVEFLHELNVPFFKVGSGDTNNFPYLEKTAKKGRPMVVSSGMQSMETMRRVYKTVKEHNQNFAILQCTSAYPLEAEDVNLRVIAEYQKEFPDIPIGYSGHESGISISVAAVALGAKVIERHITLDKTWKGSDHEASLVPSELTELVRSIRLVERALGNGIKQMLPCERPCHDKLGKSVVAKVKIPKGTTLTLDMLTVKVAEPMGVAAEDIFQLVGKSVTEDVEEDDSVTPEVVDSYGKKIKC, translated from the exons ATGCCTTTAAAGTTTGAGCTGTGCCCCGGCAGAATGATCGGAGGTAACCATCCATGTTTCATCATTGCTGAAATTGGACAAAACCACCAGGGAGACATTGAGATTGCtaagaaaatgatcaaaatggcAAAG GACTGCGGTGCTGATTGTGCTAAGTTCCAGAAAAGTGAATTAGAGTACAAATTTAACAAGCGTGCCTTGGAGCGCCCTTACACCTCCAAACATTCCTGGGGGAAGACTTACGGTGAACACAAGCGCCATCTGGAGTTCAGCCACGAGCAGTACAAGGAACTGCAGAAGTACGCAGAAGAGGTCGGGATCTTCTTCACCGCTTCAGGAATGGATGAG ATGGCTGTGGAGTTTCTCCATGAGCTCAATGTGCCTTTCTTCAAAGTGGGCTCTGGAGACACCAACAACTTCCCATATCTGGAGAAGACGGCCAAGAAAG gACGTCCCATGGTGGTGTCCAGTGGGATGCAGTCCATGGAGACGATGCGTCGGGTCTACAAGACGGTTAAGGAGCACAACCAGAACTTTGCCATCCTGCAGTGCACCAGCGCCTACCCTCTGGAAGCTGAAGATGTCAACCTCAGAGTGATCGCA GAATACCAGAAGGAATTTCCAGATATCCCCATTGGGTATTCCGGCCACGAGTCTGGAATCAGTATTTCAGTGGCGGCCGTAGCTCTCGGAGCAAAGGTCATCGAGCGTCACATAACTTTGGACAAGACGTGGAAAGGAAGTGACCACGAAGCCTCACTGGTTCCCTCTGAGCTGACCGAGCTGGTTCGTTCCATCCGACTGGTGGAGAGAGCTCTGGGCAACGGCATTAAGCAGATGTTACCCTGCGAGCGGCCGTGCCATGACAAG CTGGGTAAGTCAGTGGTGGCCAAAGTGAAGATCCCCAAAGGAACCACCCTGACTCTGGACATGTTGACGGTGAAGGTGGCCGAGCCCATGGGCGTCGCAGCCGAGGACATCTTCCAGTTGGTCGGCAAGTCCGTGACGGAGGACGTGGAGGAAGACGATAGCGTCACGCCGGAGGTGGTGGACAGCTATGGCAAGAAGATCAAGTGCTGA